A single Candidatus Thermoplasmatota archaeon DNA region contains:
- a CDS encoding 50S ribosomal protein L23, which translates to MKSAYDVILHPYVTEKTMGLMERENKLEFVVRRDASKRDVKSAMETLFQAKVESVNTRIGTDGLKRAVVRFKPETRAEDIGMRIGVF; encoded by the coding sequence GAAGAGCGCCTACGACGTGATCCTCCACCCCTACGTCACCGAAAAGACGATGGGTCTCATGGAGCGCGAGAACAAGCTCGAGTTCGTCGTCCGCCGCGACGCGTCGAAGCGCGACGTGAAGTCCGCGATGGAGACGCTCTTCCAGGCGAAGGTCGAGAGTGTGAACACCCGCATCGGGACGGACGGGCTCAAGCGCGCCGTCGTGCGGTTCAAGCCCGAGACGCGCGCCGAGGACATCGGCATGCGCATCGGAGTCTTCTGA